The segment TCGAACAAGCACTTGTGGAGAGTGGCTTAACAGAAGAAGGCTTTAAAGATTCTTTACGTGTACAGCTTCTGCAAGAAAAAGCTATAAAGGATTCATTTGATACAAAAAAATATTATGAGCAAATGAAAACCGAGCTAAACGGTCGTCATATTTTAGTAGCAGATGAAGCAACAGCAAAAGAAGTGATTGAAAAAATTAAAGGCGGCGCTAAATTTGCGGATGTAGCGAAAGAATATTCAACAGATACAAGCTCTGCTGAAAAAGGTGGCGAGCTTGGCTGGTTCTCTGTTGGGGCAATGGTCGATGAATTTAATGATGCTGCATATGCACTTGAATTAAATACATTAAGCGAGCCTGTTCAATCAGACTTTGGCTATCATATTATTGAAATTACGGACAAGCGTGATGTAGAAGGTATTGGCTCATTTGAAGATGAAGAAGAAAATATTATTAATACGATGTTTGCCAAATTAAAGCAAACAGGTACTGACCAAATCGTTGCTAAAGATATTGTGGCAAAATTAGCAAAAGATATGGATATAAAAACATCTGATAAAGAATTAGAAGAATCACTAAAATTCTTTACAACAACAAGTGAAGAGCAAGCAAAAGCGGCTGAAGAAGCAGCAAAGAAAGCTGAAGAAAAAGCTGCTAAAGAAGAAGCTGACAATAAAGACAAAGCAGAAGATACTGACAAAGAAGCTGAGTAATCAGGATAACTATACTATCAACAAAAGGGAGCATCCGAAATAACGAGATGCTCCCTTTCCTTTTCTACTTCACTTTAAATTGGCTGATTTCCGCTTGTAAGTCATTTGACATTGTTTGAAGAACATTTGCTGAGCTTGCAATTTCCTCATTTGACGCAGTTTGTTGCTCTATTGATACAGCAATATGCTGTAAACCTGAGGATGTGTCGTTCGCAATTTCTACAATCTCTTTTACGGCATCACCTGTTTGGCTTGCCTTGTCATTGACACGCAAGACAATATTTGTTACTTCATTTGTACGAAGACTAATCTGCTGCACATAATCTACAATATTTTTAAAAGCATCGCCTGTCTGTTCAACGGATTCTCGACCTTCATCTACAAATTTTGTACCACTATTAATAGCATTAACAGCACCTGATGTTTGGTTTAAAATATCGTCCACTAATGTTCGAATATTATCGGCAGCCTTTCCTGATTCCTCCGCTAGCTTTCTAACTTCATCCGCAACAACTGCAAAGCCTTTTCCTGCTTCTCCTGCTCGTGCCGCTTCAATGGATGCATTCAATGCAAGTAAATTTGTTTGATCTGTAATGCTTGTAATTAACGCGACAATCGTACTGATTTCCTTTGATTTTTCACCTAAAGCATTAACAACCTCTGTTGATTGGTGAACAGAGTCATTAATTGTATTCATCTTGTCAATGGTCTGTTCAATTAACTGTAATCCTAAATCAGCCTTTTGGTTCGTTTCATTCGCTATATCTGCAACTGCCTGTACAGCAGATGAGGCATGGTCCATATCTTTAATAATTAAATCAGCAGAACCAGATAATAAATCTAATTGCCTTAATTGTCCTTCTGCACTGGAGGCAATGCTTCCAATAGCGTCAGAAATCGTTTCCACTGTCTTACTACTTTGCTCTGTAATAGCTGTAAATTCCTTTGTATACTCCGAAACATCTGTAGATGCTTTATTTGCCTTCTCAATAACTGTACCGATTTGTGTTAGCATATGATTAAATTCAGTTGATAATTGCCCAATCTCATCTTTGAATTTATCATCAATACGTACTGTTAAATCGCCATTAGCAGCCTTTGTCATTGCCTTTAGCACACAGTTAATACGCTTTAACACAATATATCTTGTACATAATGAAATAATAACTGTCCCAATGAATAATGAAATAAATGTATTGATAGCAACACCTGCGCTACCATTTAATGCAACTACTTTTTCAACTTGATGGCTAATAAATTCTGAAACATATGAGCTAATAAATAAGCTTATTCCTATAGCCAGTATCATTTTAAAAATTAAGCTTTTCCAAAATTTAATTTTCTGCGAAAAAAGTACCTCTTTCTCCATTGTTTTTCCCCATTCTTATGTATTTCTTCTTATATTCTAAAATAAATACTAGCATTGGTACAATGGATAGCCTCTAAAACTTTCTAGTTATATATTTCAACCTATAAAAACCATACTTTAATAGCAATTAGGAAATAAAATAATTACACTTATTAACAATTTTTACTAACTTTATATTGTATGTTCTTTTGTATAAATCATTACACTCGCCTCTTCAAAGGTGTTCACTATTTCCTCTGGTATTTTACAATCTGTAATAATGCCATCCACAATTGTAACTGCACCAATTTTAAAAATAGCTGTTTTATAAAATTTAGTGTGATCTATCACAGCAAATGTTGTTGTGGCATTCTTTAGCAGCGCCTGCTTTACAGCTAACTCATCTAAACCATAATCTAGAAAGCCTTTTTCTACGGATACACCGCTGGCACTCATAAAAAATGTATCAATATGAAATTTTTCCACAAAGGCTACAGCTTCTTGCCCCTCTAGACAAAGCTCCGAGTTTTTTAATTTCCCCCCCAGGTAAAAATACCGAAAAATTAGGGTTTTGTGCTGCAATAGTTGCAATGGTTAAACAATTTGTAACGATGGATAGCTGCTGAAATGCTGTCACTAAATATTTCATTATCTCTGTATTAGTTGTGCTAACATCTAGCGCAATGCAATCGCCTTCTTCTACAAATGTTGCAGCGACCTTTGCAATTTCTGCTTTCCATTCCCTATGAATCGTTTCATGCACAATAAAATTTGTTTCTTTAATATTACGCTTTTTTAAAATTGCCCCCCCATGTACACGCCTTACCTCCCCTGCCGCTTCAAGGTATTCTAAATCTTTTCGAATGGTTTCAGGTGTTACAGCAAGCAACTCGCTTAATTCAGTTACTCGCACTGTCGCATTGGTATTTAACGCCTGGCGTATTTTTTCGATACGTTCATCTCGCAGCATATAAAGTCCTCTTTCTTTTTTTCTTTATTATATTTTTTTGTTTTACTTTGTAAAATCAAAATTACAATTTATTAAAATGTGCTTAAAAAAGTATCTCTATAATAAAAAAACGAATAAAACAAAATAAAAACAAATAAAAACGAAAGGCAGGATGTCGTGACTTCCATCAAAATTGAAATGAATCATTTATCGAAAGGCTATAACGATGTAGATAAACCAATTATTAAGGACCTTAATATGGAAATTAAGGAGGGTGAAGTTCAGCAAATTGGTACACCTGAGCAAATTTATCGTAAACCATTGGGGAGAAATTCTAAAACAACTAGAGGTGACGGATGATTAAAGGGATTTTATTTGATAAAGATGGCACATTAATTGAGTTTAATAGTCTATGGATTAATCTAACCAAAAAAATTGTACATGACATTATTAAGCAATATAATATTGATGAGAAAAATACTATCCCAATGCTGGAGGTTCTTGGTATTCAAGCTAACGATACGCTTGTGAGTAATAGTTTAATTGCGAGTGAAACTTTATACGATTCAGCGCAGGCTTTAGCTCCATTTATAAATGAAAGCACTGAAACGCTATATAAATTATTAGATGAAATGTATTATGTAGGTACATGTCAACATCCAGATGCAATTAAGCCTATAGGAGATGTAAAAAAATTATTTCAAGAATTGCATAATAAAAATATTCGCGTTGGGATTGTTACTGCTGATCAGTACAACGTCACAGCATTTACACTTCAGTATTTAGGGCTGATGCCTTATGTGGATTTTATTGCAACAGCTGATACGTATCCTAAAAAACCTTCTCCAGAGGCTTTACATGCATTTTGTAATAAATTTAACCTTCAACAAAGCGATGTTATTCATATTGGTGATACAAAAGTAGATATGTTATTTGGGCAAAATACTAAACAGCCTGTAGGTGTATTATCTGGTACGTCAGATTTAGCTACACTACAGCAATATTCAACAACTGTTTTACCAACAATTCATGATATAGTTCATCACTTCCGCTTATAGTTTCATATCTTAATTAAGCAATTAATAAACGCTCCCTTTTCTGTTGGAATGGGAGCGTTTATTTCTATTGTATTCAGTTATTGCAAGCTGCCTGCTAAATTGTTGGCTTATAGAAGGAGCGGTTATCGAGTGGGAATAGTCGCTCTGTAAATTCGCCTGGTGTTGTTTTTCCTAATGCTCTTGTTAGCATATTCATCTTCGCATCAATATTATCAATATAATGTAAGATTTCTGCTTCCTGTAGCATTGGCTTTTTCGGGCTACCCCATTCTTCCTTCCCATGATGAGATAATACCATATGTTGTAGTAGCATTACCTCTTCACCTTCAATATCTAGCTCGCTAGCAATTT is part of the Lysinibacillus sp. FSL K6-0232 genome and harbors:
- a CDS encoding HAD family hydrolase, whose product is MIKGILFDKDGTLIEFNSLWINLTKKIVHDIIKQYNIDEKNTIPMLEVLGIQANDTLVSNSLIASETLYDSAQALAPFINESTETLYKLLDEMYYVGTCQHPDAIKPIGDVKKLFQELHNKNIRVGIVTADQYNVTAFTLQYLGLMPYVDFIATADTYPKKPSPEALHAFCNKFNLQQSDVIHIGDTKVDMLFGQNTKQPVGVLSGTSDLATLQQYSTTVLPTIHDIVHHFRL
- a CDS encoding methyl-accepting chemotaxis protein, whose amino-acid sequence is MEKEVLFSQKIKFWKSLIFKMILAIGISLFISSYVSEFISHQVEKVVALNGSAGVAINTFISLFIGTVIISLCTRYIVLKRINCVLKAMTKAANGDLTVRIDDKFKDEIGQLSTEFNHMLTQIGTVIEKANKASTDVSEYTKEFTAITEQSSKTVETISDAIGSIASSAEGQLRQLDLLSGSADLIIKDMDHASSAVQAVADIANETNQKADLGLQLIEQTIDKMNTINDSVHQSTEVVNALGEKSKEISTIVALITSITDQTNLLALNASIEAARAGEAGKGFAVVADEVRKLAEESGKAADNIRTLVDDILNQTSGAVNAINSGTKFVDEGRESVEQTGDAFKNIVDYVQQISLRTNEVTNIVLRVNDKASQTGDAVKEIVEIANDTSSGLQHIAVSIEQQTASNEEIASSANVLQTMSNDLQAEISQFKVK
- a CDS encoding peptidylprolyl isomerase, whose product is MKKTVLSLTLAASVLALGACSGGDDKALVTSKVGDISVADFNEKAKSLTGSYVVQQMLTEKVLADKYEVTDKEVQEAYDMTAAQIGDNFEQALVESGLTEEGFKDSLRVQLLQEKAIKDSFDTKKYYEQMKTELNGRHILVADEATAKEVIEKIKGGAKFADVAKEYSTDTSSAEKGGELGWFSVGAMVDEFNDAAYALELNTLSEPVQSDFGYHIIEITDKRDVEGIGSFEDEEENIINTMFAKLKQTGTDQIVAKDIVAKLAKDMDIKTSDKELEESLKFFTTTSEEQAKAAEEAAKKAEEKAAKEEADNKDKAEDTDKEAE
- a CDS encoding DeoR/GlpR family DNA-binding transcription regulator; amino-acid sequence: MLRDERIEKIRQALNTNATVRVTELSELLAVTPETIRKDLEYLEAAGEVRRVHGGAILKKRNIKETNFIVHETIHREWKAEIAKVAATFVEEGDCIALDVSTTNTEIMKYLVTAFQQLSIVTNCLTIATIAAQNPNFSVFLPGGEIKKLGALSRGARSCSLCGKISY